From Brassica oleracea var. oleracea cultivar TO1000 chromosome C3, BOL, whole genome shotgun sequence, a single genomic window includes:
- the LOC106336222 gene encoding tubby-like F-box protein 10, with translation MSFRSIVQDLRDGLGSLSRRSFDFRLHKGKSQGSCEYSSSRDLLSPLIVQTSRWANLPPELLLDVIKRLEESESTWPARKHVVACASVCRSWRAMCQDIVLSPEICGKLTFPVSLKQPGPRDPMIQCFIKRDKSKLTFHLFLCLSPALLVENGKFLLSAKRTRRTTRTEYIISMDADNISRSSNSYLGKLRSNFLGTKFLVYDTQPPQTPSSSSALITDQTSRSRFHSKRVSPKVPSGSYNIAQITYELNVLGTRGPRRMHCTMNSIPTSSLEPGGSVPNQPEKLVPGRLDESFRSNISFSKSSLDYRSVDFSSSRFSEMGVVSCEEDQEETSFRPLVLKNKQPRWHEQLQCWCLNFRGRVTVASVKNFQLVAVRQPQTQGTGGVAPAPGAHGEQDKVILQFGKVGKDMFTMDYRYPLSAFQAFAICLSSFDTKLACE, from the exons ATGTCGTTTAGGAGCATTGTTCAAGATTTGAGAGATGGGCTTGGGAGCTTGTCTAGGAGGAGTTTCGACTTCAGGCTTCACAAAGGGAAATCTCAGGGCTCTTGTGAGTATTCCTCTTCACGTGACCTCTTGTCACCTCTGATAGTTCAGACAAGCAGATGGGCTAATCTTCCTCCGGAGCTGCTCTTGGATGTGATCAAAAGATTAGAGGAGAGTGAGAGTACTTGGCCTGCAAGAAAACATGTGGTGGCTTGTGCTTCTGTTTGTCGGTCTTGGAGAGCTATGTGCCAAGACATTGTCCTGTCTCCTGAAATCTGCGGGAAGCTCACTTTTCCAGTTTCCCTCAAACAG CCAGGGCCTCGCGATCCGATGATTCAGTGTTTCATTAAGAGGGATAAATCAAAGCTAACGTTTCATCTCTTCCTTTGTTTAAGTCCTG CTCTACTTGTGGAGAATGGGAAGTTTCTTCTTTCAGCTAAAAGAACTCGTAGAACTACTCGAACCGAGTACATTATCTCCATGGATGCTGATAACATCTCAAGATCAAGCAACTCTTACCTTGGAAAGCTCAG ATCAAACTTTCTTGGGACAAAGTTCTTGGTTTACGACACACAACCACCACAAACCCCATCTTCTTCAAGTGCACTCATCACTGACCAAACAAGCAGAAGCAGATTCCACTCTAAAAGAGTTTCTCCTAAAGTCCCATCCGGAAGCTACAACATTGCTCAAATCACATACGAGCTCAACGTGCTGGGCACGCGCGGGCCGAGGAGAATGCACTGCACCATGAACTCGATCCCAACTTCATCTCTCGAACCAGGCGGCTCGGTTCCTAACCAACCTGAGAAGCTCGTCCCTGGCCGTCTCGACGAGTCATTCCGCAGTAACATCTCATTCTCCAAGTCATCACTCGACTACCGTTCAGTAGATTTCAGCAGCTCTAGGTTCTCTGAGATGGGAGTAGTATCGTGCGAGGAGGACCAAGAAGAGACGAGTTTCAGACCGTTGGTTTTGAAGAACAAGCAGCCGAGGTGGCACGAGCAGTTGCAGTGTTGGTGTTTGAATTTCCGTGGACGTGTGACGGTTGCGTCTGTTAAGAACTTCCAGCTTGTGGCTGTGAGACAGCCTCAGACGCAAGGGACAGGCGGCGTTGCACCAGCACCGGGAGCTCATGGAGAGCAAGACAAGGTGATACTACAGTTTGGTAAAGTGGGGAAAGATATGTTCACGATGGATTATAGGTATCCGTTGTCTGCGTTTCAAGCGTTTGCGATTTGCTTGAGCAGCTTTGACACCAAGCTCGCTTGTGAATAA
- the LOC106329345 gene encoding uncharacterized protein LOC106329345, producing MMKKQLTIVAALLILVALSSNLDMVAEAQLGPGDCYDGCSTACVQRDSRKTSRCDRKCSIRCGPDTKKAGETGA from the exons ATGATGAAGAAGCAATTGACAATAGTGGCGGCTCTTCTGATTCTGGTGGCTTTATCTTCCAATTTGGATATGGTTGCTGAGGCTCAGTTAGGCCCTGGAGACTGCTACGACGGTTGCTCCACCGCCTGCGTCCAGCGCGACT CGAGAAAGACGTCCCGATGCGATCGCAAGTGCTCTATTCGGTGTGGCCCAG ATACTAAAAAGGCAGGAGAGACTGGTGCTTAA
- the LOC106330837 gene encoding uncharacterized protein LOC106330837, which produces MKQLCTLRVIARPSASCEVGFGNFASFWFDDWTDLCPLFHLTEERGPAVSGLHKEATVAEVLVNGEWWLSASRSRNAITTLLKQCLPSPVPTVLSSSDDKYLWRTGNDSPSTIFSTAKTWSSCHPPSPPVNWHSQV; this is translated from the coding sequence ATGAAGCAGCTATGTACGTTGAGAGTGATTGCTAGACCCTCTGCTTCATGTGAAGTGGGGTTTGGTAATTTTGCTAGCTTCTGGTTTGATGATTGGACGGATCTATGCCCTTTGTTTCACTTGACGGAGGAAAGAGGGCCAGCAGTCTCAGGTCTGCACAAGGAAGCGACAGTGGCAGAGGTTTTAGTGAATGGAGAGTGGTGGTTGAGTGCTTCTCGTAGTAGGAATGCTATAACCACTTTGCTGAAGCAATGTCTGCCATCGCCAGTTCCGACTGTGCTGTCATCGTCGGATGATAAGTACCTATGGAGAACAGGAAATGATTCCCCTTCAACTATCTTCTCTACCGCCAAGACGTGGTCCTCTTGTCACCCTCCATCTCCTCCGGTTAATTGGCATTCTCAAGTCTGA